One region of gamma proteobacterium HIMB55 genomic DNA includes:
- a CDS encoding Zn-dependent hydrolase, glyoxylase (PFAM: Metallo-beta-lactamase superfamily): protein MQAYDEAVQVSPRIRRLIAPNPSVMTGPGTNTYIIGTEDLAVIDPGPAIDEHIEHILNVGDGRISQILCTHTHPDHSPAAAHLARELGVPMIGAVTADDQHQDLTFQPDVHLEQDAVFSGKDWSIRAIHTPGHVDNHYCFLLEEEGMVFAGDHIMNGSTVVIVPPGGNMKDYIESLQRLLNYDVKAIAPGHGEVIQGCRDEVEKLVRHRLMREAKVVANLERGGPVPIETLVVSVYDDVPETMHRWAQLSLLAHLLKLEIEGRAQQEAGVWSLT, encoded by the coding sequence ATGCAGGCATACGATGAAGCAGTGCAGGTTTCGCCTAGGATTAGGCGATTAATTGCTCCCAACCCCAGCGTTATGACGGGGCCGGGAACCAATACCTACATTATTGGTACTGAAGACTTGGCGGTAATCGACCCAGGTCCCGCAATCGACGAGCACATTGAACATATCTTGAACGTGGGTGATGGGCGCATCAGTCAGATTTTGTGTACTCACACCCACCCCGATCACTCACCCGCCGCAGCTCACCTTGCGCGTGAGCTGGGCGTGCCCATGATTGGCGCAGTGACGGCTGACGATCAACATCAAGACCTGACCTTTCAGCCCGACGTTCACTTGGAGCAAGACGCTGTTTTTTCAGGGAAGGATTGGTCAATCCGAGCGATCCACACCCCCGGCCATGTAGACAACCACTACTGCTTCCTGCTCGAGGAGGAGGGTATGGTCTTTGCGGGCGATCACATTATGAATGGATCGACGGTTGTCATTGTTCCACCCGGCGGCAATATGAAGGACTACATCGAGTCGCTTCAGCGCCTACTGAACTACGATGTGAAAGCCATCGCACCGGGCCACGGCGAGGTAATTCAAGGCTGCCGCGATGAAGTGGAGAAACTCGTTAGACACCGACTCATGCGTGAGGCAAAAGTTGTTGCTAATTTAGAGCGAGGAGGCCCCGTTCCTATCGAAACGCTCGTTGTATCCGTATACGATGACGTGCCTGAAACGATGCACCGATGGGCGCAACTATCGCTACTCGCGCATCTACTAAAACTTGAAATTGAAGGCCGGGCTCAACAAGAGGCTGGTGTGTGGTCGCTTACTTAG
- a CDS encoding acyl-CoA synthetase (AMP-forming)/AMP-acid ligase II (PFAM: AMP-binding enzyme) produces MQGLMMDFPLTITSIMEHAERVHGAQEIVSVTRDNPRHRYTYADAFGRVRQLANAMKAWGMSPSDRVATLAWNDYRHFETYYASACSGYVCHTINPRLFPEQIVYIINHAEDQYVFLDPDFWPLIEQVAPQCPGVKGWVVMTTAEHMPETSVANVHCYEDVVTGQPDSFEWPAIDENEACALCYTSGTTGNPKGVLYSHRSTVLHTYATMMPDSMNISSADVVLPIVPMFHVNAWGNPYACPVAGAKMVMPGNKMGDGPTLATLINEEGVTMSAGVPTVWLNLLAHLRSSGERVDTLQRVVVGGSACPLSVMEEFDTYGVDTRHAWGMTEMSPLGTSNSSGARRNQYDAETFASMRTNVGQPIFGVEVKITDDDNNELPWDGVAFGALKVRGPWICSSYFKLDGSSAHEEEGWFETGDVASIDARGNVSITDRTKDVIKSGGEWISSIEVENCATGHPMVAEAAVIGRIHPKWGERPLLIVVKNGEGDVTPDELKTFLDGKIAKWWIPDDVQYIEEMPHTATGKIQKMKLREMFDDYQFPA; encoded by the coding sequence ATGCAAGGCTTGATGATGGATTTCCCACTGACGATTACGTCGATCATGGAGCACGCAGAACGTGTCCACGGAGCGCAGGAGATCGTATCCGTAACACGAGACAATCCAAGACATCGCTACACCTACGCGGATGCGTTCGGTCGAGTGCGCCAGCTCGCTAACGCAATGAAGGCTTGGGGAATGTCACCAAGCGATCGTGTGGCAACGCTTGCTTGGAATGACTACCGGCACTTTGAGACGTACTACGCATCGGCGTGCTCGGGTTACGTCTGCCACACCATCAACCCGCGTCTCTTTCCTGAGCAGATTGTTTACATTATCAATCACGCGGAAGATCAATATGTATTTCTAGATCCTGACTTCTGGCCGCTGATTGAGCAGGTTGCGCCGCAATGTCCTGGCGTCAAGGGCTGGGTCGTAATGACAACCGCTGAGCATATGCCTGAGACGTCCGTTGCGAATGTCCATTGCTACGAAGACGTCGTTACCGGTCAGCCCGATAGCTTCGAGTGGCCTGCCATCGATGAAAACGAAGCATGCGCACTTTGCTACACCTCAGGCACCACAGGTAACCCCAAAGGTGTTCTCTACAGCCACCGCTCTACAGTGCTGCACACCTACGCAACCATGATGCCCGACTCGATGAACATTTCGTCAGCGGATGTTGTGCTCCCAATTGTTCCTATGTTCCACGTTAACGCCTGGGGCAATCCCTACGCCTGTCCTGTGGCGGGTGCGAAGATGGTGATGCCAGGTAATAAGATGGGTGATGGCCCGACACTGGCGACACTGATCAATGAGGAAGGTGTGACTATGTCGGCGGGTGTTCCCACTGTTTGGTTGAACCTACTTGCACATTTGCGATCGAGCGGTGAGCGCGTTGATACGCTCCAGCGCGTCGTTGTCGGTGGTTCTGCCTGCCCACTCTCGGTAATGGAGGAGTTTGACACTTACGGTGTTGATACTCGTCATGCCTGGGGCATGACTGAAATGAGCCCACTGGGTACGTCGAATTCTTCGGGCGCTCGACGAAACCAATACGACGCTGAGACCTTTGCCAGCATGCGGACCAATGTGGGCCAGCCCATCTTTGGCGTTGAGGTGAAGATTACCGACGACGATAACAACGAACTGCCCTGGGATGGCGTTGCCTTTGGTGCGCTCAAAGTGCGTGGGCCTTGGATTTGCTCGAGCTACTTTAAGCTCGATGGCAGCTCTGCCCACGAGGAAGAGGGCTGGTTTGAAACAGGCGACGTTGCCAGCATCGACGCCCGCGGCAATGTGTCGATCACTGACCGTACCAAAGACGTGATCAAGTCGGGCGGCGAGTGGATCTCCTCGATCGAGGTTGAGAACTGCGCGACAGGTCATCCGATGGTCGCTGAGGCCGCGGTTATTGGCCGCATCCATCCCAAGTGGGGCGAGCGCCCACTCTTGATTGTGGTGAAGAACGGTGAGGGTGATGTCACGCCAGACGAGCTGAAGACGTTCTTGGATGGCAAGATTGCGAAGTGGTGGATTCCAGATGATGTCCAGTACATCGAGGAGATGCCACACACGGCAACGGGCAAAATCCAGAAGATGAAGCTCCGGGAAATGTTTGACGACTATCAATTCCCAGCTTAA
- a CDS encoding Major Facilitator Superfamily transporter (PFAM: Major Facilitator Superfamily) — MSETTPSFWQQLLGRRMIICVFTGFASGMPLYLLLQLVPAWLRDSGVSLAEIGLFALVGLPYTWKVMWAPLIDRVRLPLGLRRGWMLLTQIGLILSIGFMGSIDPAANLSLVAVMATVIAVFSASQDVAIDAYRRELLSDAELGFGNSVHVQAYRISSLIPGSLALILADQLPWSLVFWITAAFMGVGVGMSLFVSEPERPEIQQRDIYSTVIKPFTDYIDRRGVQGVLLAMVFMVLYKLGDNMATALSTPFYLDLGFTKTEIGIWAKNAGLWSSIAGAMLGGAIMLRISINKALWLFGFVQLLSIGGFAILALSGPIVWLLAAVISFEYLGVGLGTAAFVAYMARESSRTFAATQFALFTALAAFPRSMANAATGFLVESVGWVEFFLICMLAAVPGMLLLIWVAPWNGGDSYQ, encoded by the coding sequence ATGTCCGAAACCACGCCTTCTTTTTGGCAGCAGCTCCTGGGGCGACGCATGATTATTTGCGTCTTTACGGGATTTGCCTCGGGGATGCCACTGTATCTATTGCTGCAACTGGTCCCAGCTTGGCTGAGAGACAGTGGTGTATCCCTCGCGGAAATCGGTCTCTTTGCCCTGGTTGGTTTGCCGTACACATGGAAAGTGATGTGGGCGCCTTTGATAGACCGCGTCCGACTACCGTTGGGTTTGCGTCGAGGCTGGATGTTGCTTACGCAAATAGGGCTGATTCTGTCCATTGGGTTTATGGGGTCGATCGACCCTGCCGCTAACCTTAGCCTTGTCGCCGTCATGGCGACCGTGATTGCCGTTTTCAGCGCATCGCAAGACGTTGCTATCGACGCCTATCGACGAGAACTCTTGTCCGACGCGGAGTTGGGTTTCGGGAACTCCGTTCACGTCCAGGCCTACAGAATCTCGAGTTTGATACCGGGCTCACTTGCACTGATCTTGGCAGATCAGCTGCCCTGGAGTTTGGTGTTTTGGATTACCGCTGCCTTTATGGGGGTGGGAGTCGGCATGAGCCTTTTTGTCAGTGAGCCCGAGCGCCCAGAGATACAGCAGCGCGATATCTATTCGACTGTGATCAAGCCATTTACCGACTACATCGATCGGCGGGGTGTCCAAGGCGTTCTACTCGCTATGGTGTTCATGGTGCTCTACAAGCTCGGTGACAACATGGCGACTGCCTTATCGACCCCCTTTTATCTCGATTTAGGTTTTACCAAAACCGAGATTGGTATTTGGGCGAAGAACGCAGGCTTATGGAGCAGCATCGCCGGCGCCATGTTGGGCGGCGCAATCATGCTCCGTATCAGTATCAATAAAGCGCTCTGGCTTTTTGGCTTCGTCCAGCTTCTGAGTATCGGCGGATTTGCCATTCTCGCGCTGAGCGGTCCTATTGTCTGGCTACTCGCTGCTGTCATTAGTTTTGAATATTTGGGTGTAGGGCTTGGTACCGCAGCCTTTGTCGCGTATATGGCGCGGGAGTCCAGTCGCACCTTTGCGGCGACGCAGTTCGCGTTGTTCACTGCGTTGGCAGCATTCCCTCGCTCGATGGCAAATGCAGCTACCGGCTTTTTGGTGGAGAGCGTTGGTTGGGTTGAGTTCTTTTTAATCTGTATGCTCGCGGCTGTTCCCGGCATGTTGCTACTGATTTGGGTGGCGCCTTGGAATGGTGGTGACTCGTATCAATGA